One genomic segment of Dysosmobacter sp. Marseille-Q4140 includes these proteins:
- a CDS encoding ABC transporter ATP-binding protein, with protein sequence MAKLLELHDFHYYYGNIHAVKGIDLYVDEGEIVTIIGSNGAGKSTTLKTISGLTDARGIRGEILLAGENIVGIGGHKIAGKGIMQVLEGRHVFSQLSVYENMMMGAFLRKDSKNIKHDVESLYKRFPRLEERKNQLAGTLSGGEQQMLAIARAMINHPRILLMDEPSLGLAPLIVNEIFEAIKQISREDGTTILLVEQNSKIALSTAKRGYVLQTGEIVMTGNCEDLLNDEGVQAAYLGSA encoded by the coding sequence ATGGCAAAGCTGCTGGAACTGCACGATTTTCACTATTACTATGGAAATATTCATGCGGTTAAAGGGATAGACCTCTATGTGGATGAAGGAGAAATCGTTACGATTATCGGCTCTAATGGAGCCGGAAAATCCACAACACTGAAGACCATTTCGGGTTTGACTGATGCCCGTGGTATTCGAGGTGAGATCCTTTTAGCGGGTGAGAACATTGTGGGAATCGGTGGACATAAGATCGCCGGAAAAGGAATTATGCAGGTGTTGGAAGGGCGACATGTGTTCTCTCAGCTCTCTGTATATGAAAATATGATGATGGGCGCATTTTTGCGGAAGGACAGTAAAAATATTAAGCATGATGTAGAGAGCCTCTACAAACGGTTCCCGCGCCTTGAGGAACGGAAAAATCAGTTGGCCGGTACGCTGTCGGGTGGCGAACAGCAGATGCTGGCGATTGCGCGTGCCATGATTAACCATCCACGGATTTTGCTGATGGATGAGCCCTCTCTTGGTTTGGCTCCTCTTATTGTCAACGAGATATTTGAGGCAATCAAGCAAATCAGCAGGGAAGATGGTACAACAATCCTGCTGGTTGAGCAGAATTCTAAAATTGCCTTGAGTACGGCGAAGAGAGGGTATGTTCTGCAGACCGGCGAGATTGTCATGACCGGAAACTGCGAGGATCTGCTGAATGACGAAGGTGTGCAGGCGGCCTACTTGGGAAGTGCCTGA
- a CDS encoding alcohol dehydrogenase catalytic domain-containing protein, translated as MKGLVKFAVGQDGLALQEIPEPIPKEGELKVKVLAAGICGSDIHAYFDERYLEMPVVLGHEFVGQVTETCGDTKNIKVGDWVTALPACYSCNECVYCKKGLVTLCRDRRSIGSYDDGAMANYVVVPARYSYKLPETAKTLQEKKLYALAEPFCCIVRGVYERITVHTGDVAVVSGPGPMGLMAAQLLKSRGAYVIVSGLPVDQEKLQLALELGADEVVTSFEMLKRAVYKRNPYGADITCDCTGVAVSLDNCIKIVAPNGVHLQIGCWGGPVEVDLNQLFLKEANYITTNSTATTSWEIGMRLMAEGKVNLAPLMNMEVPLEKWKEGFEAAIHKEKYKIVLLPDNQF; from the coding sequence GTGAAAGGATTAGTAAAATTTGCCGTTGGCCAAGATGGCCTTGCGCTGCAGGAGATCCCTGAGCCGATTCCTAAGGAAGGAGAACTGAAAGTCAAAGTGCTGGCCGCCGGTATTTGCGGCAGTGATATCCATGCTTATTTTGATGAAAGGTATCTGGAGATGCCCGTGGTTTTAGGGCATGAGTTTGTCGGACAGGTAACAGAGACCTGCGGGGACACAAAAAATATTAAAGTGGGAGACTGGGTTACAGCATTGCCCGCTTGCTATAGCTGCAACGAATGTGTGTATTGTAAAAAGGGCTTGGTCACTTTATGTAGGGACCGCAGATCCATAGGATCTTATGATGACGGGGCTATGGCAAATTATGTGGTGGTTCCTGCCCGATACAGTTATAAATTGCCGGAGACTGCGAAGACTCTGCAGGAAAAGAAGCTGTATGCTCTGGCAGAACCTTTCTGCTGTATTGTACGAGGCGTTTATGAGCGCATCACTGTGCATACCGGCGATGTAGCCGTCGTCAGCGGCCCGGGGCCTATGGGCTTGATGGCGGCTCAGCTGCTGAAGTCCAGAGGAGCATATGTCATCGTTTCGGGTCTGCCTGTTGACCAAGAAAAATTACAGCTGGCATTAGAACTGGGGGCAGATGAAGTCGTTACAAGTTTCGAGATGCTCAAAAGAGCGGTTTACAAGAGAAATCCGTATGGAGCAGATATTACTTGTGATTGTACAGGGGTGGCGGTATCTCTGGATAACTGCATCAAAATAGTTGCACCCAATGGCGTACACCTGCAGATTGGCTGCTGGGGCGGGCCTGTAGAAGTGGATCTAAATCAGCTTTTCTTAAAAGAGGCAAACTATATCACAACAAATTCAACGGCAACCACCTCCTGGGAAATCGGAATGAGACTGATGGCAGAGGGGAAAGTGAACCTTGCACCGTTGATGAATATGGAGGTGCCTCTTGAAAAATGGAAAGAGGGGTTTGAAGCTGCTATCCATAAGGAGAAATATAAAATTGTTCTACTGCCGGACAATCAATTTTAG
- a CDS encoding sugar phosphate isomerase/epimerase, protein MKLYKQTGEEKTVNKNFKFGLSIATEPLSLSAPVVYRDEIHNVIRKAKMLGYDGIELQLRDAHKVDVCAYQRACEAEGMEICAIATGLEYSLNGLSMIDDDEEKRAEMRRRLFYDVELAEAFDCPVIIGCVRGNIPDGGDRAVYMDRFKTELCLLSEKAKKHGVTIVLEAINFYVNNYLNSVIETCDFIDSLQRDNIKIHIDTHHMAIEETDIEMATRYAGKRVGYVHFAENNRKYPGAGGIDFLKIMKILKKQKYMGYITLEILPLPDEDTCARRGIEYLHKAEELMSIQ, encoded by the coding sequence ATGAAACTGTATAAACAGACGGGCGAGGAGAAAACTGTGAACAAAAATTTTAAATTTGGACTGTCTATTGCAACGGAACCGCTTTCACTGTCTGCTCCGGTGGTATACAGAGATGAGATTCACAATGTTATCCGCAAAGCAAAGATGCTGGGATATGATGGAATTGAACTGCAGCTTCGGGATGCCCATAAGGTAGATGTATGCGCCTATCAGAGGGCGTGTGAAGCTGAAGGAATGGAAATTTGCGCAATTGCAACTGGACTGGAATATTCGCTGAACGGCCTCTCCATGATTGATGATGATGAAGAGAAAAGGGCTGAAATGCGGCGGCGACTATTTTATGATGTGGAATTAGCGGAGGCGTTTGATTGTCCGGTCATCATTGGATGTGTCCGAGGAAATATTCCGGATGGAGGAGACCGGGCAGTTTATATGGACCGCTTTAAAACAGAATTGTGCCTGCTGAGTGAAAAAGCAAAAAAGCACGGGGTTACAATTGTCCTGGAAGCAATTAATTTTTATGTAAATAATTATTTGAACTCTGTGATAGAGACATGTGATTTTATTGACTCGCTTCAGCGGGATAACATAAAAATACACATCGATACCCATCATATGGCTATCGAAGAGACGGATATAGAGATGGCTACCCGGTATGCTGGAAAAAGAGTGGGGTATGTTCACTTCGCAGAGAATAATCGAAAGTATCCAGGGGCTGGAGGTATTGACTTTTTAAAGATAATGAAGATTTTGAAGAAGCAAAAATATATGGGCTATATTACATTGGAAATCTTGCCGCTTCCTGATGAGGATACATGCGCTAGAAGGGGGATAGAATATTTACATAAGGCGGAGGAATTAATGTCGATTCAATAA
- a CDS encoding ABC transporter permease: MRTFTQVYAALRRKNKGQYALLSGCCFFSVLLITAYVCIMRSPTILSVLPEGGDSRKQVMMVFVLAVIGCAVFTTYAAGLFFRQKSRETGVFLALGASRRQLKAELQRDLAAIAVGSCAVGAILGKPLAWGLWQVFRALVVDTEEMDLSFDPAAYTYALAFAAYVTAMLFFLGGRSIRRTNIIDVVQESHTSEPIRAVKRWYGWTGIVLAAVGGFCGYIAPAVFIRGLHWYPPEGLTAVFYLPALAGLYMILLHTVANGWGGSRRRYKDIISVSQMRFQGRQTVRNMLVMTVLIAGAYFASFYAPMLGTGTMMSYDARPVDYAYHFRADQDIPQEDEVRSLAEEYGVAIASWTQAPMARLAVDGTRHVETEGTLGTTWESVYYEQAESDLFLSESAYNALTGEDLYLRPGEIAGIMDATGDGQGIFGGEVTLVTNPITGHRWRVTMAEDLRNDLLFGRYVVDDADYEEMTRGLPDDWREEMVFFNVENDEETYGFAKALFYEIVDCSGPEVALYDSFDPIVREIELTETGEYFLDPETCEKYGFTPIDYGQRDSSNFRIYWQYMPQFRVLDKADFVKTTAVFLVLFLFIAIVCFAAVIVIAFTRCLTIAITSRQVYDDLRHLGASREYLFRSARSQVRRVFLVPAVTGTALIYGFYIMIMYFNDSRLTAGEAAGLGSCLLLVLIVSVGLYGVYRLTRRSVCRKLGIYL; encoded by the coding sequence ATGCGGACATTTACTCAAGTGTACGCCGCCCTGCGGCGGAAAAACAAGGGACAGTACGCCCTGCTGAGCGGCTGCTGCTTTTTCTCGGTATTGCTGATCACCGCCTATGTGTGCATAATGCGCTCCCCCACCATTCTCTCGGTGCTGCCGGAGGGGGGCGACAGCCGCAAGCAGGTGATGATGGTGTTCGTCCTGGCGGTCATTGGCTGCGCCGTGTTCACCACTTACGCCGCCGGACTGTTCTTCCGGCAGAAATCCCGGGAGACCGGTGTGTTTCTGGCGCTGGGAGCCTCCCGCCGGCAGCTGAAGGCGGAGCTGCAAAGGGATCTGGCAGCCATCGCCGTTGGCTCCTGCGCCGTTGGTGCCATTTTGGGCAAGCCTCTGGCCTGGGGACTCTGGCAGGTATTCCGAGCTCTGGTGGTGGATACAGAGGAGATGGATCTCTCCTTTGACCCGGCAGCCTACACCTATGCCTTGGCCTTTGCGGCCTATGTGACCGCTATGCTCTTCTTTCTGGGGGGCCGCTCCATCCGCAGGACCAACATCATCGACGTGGTTCAGGAATCCCACACCTCGGAGCCCATCCGGGCGGTAAAGCGCTGGTACGGCTGGACGGGTATCGTCCTGGCGGCTGTGGGCGGCTTCTGTGGCTATATCGCCCCGGCGGTGTTCATCCGTGGTCTCCACTGGTATCCTCCGGAGGGCCTCACCGCCGTTTTCTACCTGCCCGCGCTGGCGGGGCTGTATATGATTTTGCTCCACACCGTAGCCAACGGCTGGGGCGGCAGTCGACGCAGGTACAAGGACATCATCTCCGTATCCCAGATGCGTTTTCAGGGCCGCCAGACAGTGCGGAACATGCTTGTGATGACCGTGCTCATCGCCGGGGCCTACTTCGCCTCCTTTTACGCCCCCATGCTGGGCACCGGCACTATGATGAGCTATGATGCCCGGCCGGTGGACTATGCCTATCACTTCCGCGCCGACCAGGACATTCCTCAGGAGGACGAGGTCCGCTCTCTGGCGGAGGAATATGGCGTTGCCATTGCCTCTTGGACCCAGGCCCCCATGGCCCGGCTGGCAGTGGACGGAACCAGACATGTGGAAACCGAAGGAACTCTGGGCACCACTTGGGAGAGCGTTTACTATGAGCAGGCCGAATCCGACCTTTTCCTCTCCGAGTCCGCCTACAACGCCCTTACCGGAGAAGATCTGTACCTGCGGCCCGGGGAAATCGCGGGGATCATGGATGCCACTGGCGACGGCCAAGGTATTTTCGGCGGAGAGGTCACCCTGGTCACCAACCCCATCACCGGGCATCGCTGGCGGGTGACCATGGCGGAGGACCTGCGCAATGACCTCCTCTTTGGCCGCTATGTGGTGGACGACGCCGACTACGAGGAGATGACCCGCGGCCTCCCCGACGACTGGCGGGAGGAGATGGTATTCTTCAACGTAGAAAACGACGAGGAGACCTATGGCTTCGCCAAGGCCCTCTTTTATGAGATCGTGGACTGCTCCGGTCCGGAAGTCGCGCTGTATGACAGCTTCGATCCCATTGTGCGGGAGATTGAGCTGACTGAGACCGGGGAGTACTTTCTGGACCCGGAGACCTGCGAAAAATATGGCTTTACTCCCATCGACTACGGCCAGAGGGACAGCTCCAACTTCCGGATCTACTGGCAGTACATGCCCCAGTTCCGGGTACTGGACAAGGCGGACTTCGTCAAGACTACGGCGGTATTCCTGGTGCTCTTTCTCTTTATCGCCATTGTGTGCTTTGCCGCCGTCATCGTCATCGCCTTTACCCGCTGCCTCACTATCGCCATCACCAGCCGGCAAGTGTATGACGACCTGCGTCACCTGGGCGCGTCAAGGGAATATCTGTTTCGTTCTGCCCGCAGCCAGGTACGCCGGGTGTTTCTGGTTCCCGCGGTGACCGGCACCGCCTTGATCTACGGATTCTACATCATGATCATGTATTTCAACGACAGCCGTCTGACCGCAGGAGAGGCCGCCGGGCTTGGCAGCTGCCTGCTTCTGGTCCTGATTGTGTCTGTGGGGCTCTACGGAGTCTATCGCCTCACCCGCCGCAGCGTCTGCCGCAAATTGGGTATTTATTTATAG
- a CDS encoding alcohol dehydrogenase catalytic domain-containing protein — MKNTCAILAGKEQFQFIDEDFKVNGTPLVKVTHVGICGTDTEWWKHGEEHIGQVMGHEFSGVIVDPGTSDFKEGDRVAGYTQNIYHEFCGHCPDCLAGNFEACRNRKVYTWKGGEMSHPGAYSRYTTWFSNSFFKLPETVSNEEGALLEPLAVSLHAVVRTGIKPNDKVLILGGGIQGCGAAEWARSFGAGTIAITEIVPEKIDVIRSFNCCDYVLKADDPDLFEQYQEISKGGFDVVLDCCAASSAVNGALEHAFKPDPRARKRLTSIAYCPEMKINHAAFVLKEVVWNGTKGHFPDEFETVLRLAANKKVNIQKFVTKKIPFSKLQQGFEELKVTGGTPGKAMIVMDETV, encoded by the coding sequence ATGAAAAACACTTGCGCGATCCTTGCGGGAAAAGAACAGTTTCAGTTCATAGACGAAGACTTTAAAGTCAACGGGACTCCCTTGGTAAAAGTGACGCATGTGGGTATCTGTGGTACGGATACTGAGTGGTGGAAACATGGGGAGGAGCATATTGGACAGGTGATGGGTCACGAGTTTTCAGGGGTGATCGTTGATCCGGGTACCAGTGATTTCAAGGAAGGCGACCGCGTAGCAGGCTATACGCAGAATATCTATCATGAATTCTGTGGCCATTGCCCGGATTGCTTGGCTGGAAATTTTGAGGCTTGTCGTAACCGTAAAGTCTATACCTGGAAAGGCGGAGAGATGAGCCATCCAGGGGCTTACAGCAGATATACTACTTGGTTTTCCAACAGTTTTTTCAAGCTCCCTGAAACTGTTTCCAATGAAGAGGGAGCCTTGCTAGAGCCGTTAGCTGTTTCTCTGCATGCGGTTGTTAGGACTGGAATTAAGCCAAATGATAAAGTGCTGATTCTGGGAGGCGGGATCCAGGGCTGCGGGGCTGCCGAGTGGGCGAGATCCTTCGGCGCTGGGACGATTGCGATTACAGAAATTGTGCCGGAGAAAATCGATGTGATTCGCAGCTTTAATTGCTGCGACTACGTACTGAAAGCAGATGATCCTGATCTTTTTGAGCAATATCAGGAAATATCGAAAGGCGGATTTGATGTGGTCCTGGATTGCTGCGCAGCATCTTCCGCTGTGAATGGGGCTCTGGAGCACGCATTCAAGCCTGACCCGCGGGCGAGAAAGCGACTGACGTCGATTGCGTACTGTCCTGAAATGAAAATCAACCATGCTGCGTTTGTCCTCAAAGAAGTGGTATGGAACGGGACAAAAGGCCATTTCCCGGACGAGTTTGAAACTGTGCTCCGCTTAGCTGCAAATAAAAAGGTGAACATTCAGAAATTCGTTACCAAGAAAATTCCTTTTTCCAAATTGCAGCAAGGATTTGAAGAACTGAAAGTTACCGGAGGTACACCCGGTAAGGCAATGATCGTTATGGATGAAACTGTATAA
- a CDS encoding ABC transporter ATP-binding protein, with the protein MLKIEHLNLSFGGLKATNDICMHVKPNQITALIGPNGAGKTTLFNQITGVYKPDSGQIWFNGVRIDGKKPYQINDAGISRTYQVINLFRKMSVLENVQVGMHTRLKSNYWKNLIHTKSMRIEEAASLERAYELLDFVGLTEHAKDQAGSLSYGKQRLLEIIRGMANDPKLILLDEPAAGMNSAEKEDLNVLIRRIIDRGITVLVVEHDMKLVMDVADEIYVIESGTNLANGTPKEIQSHPEVIRAYLGGDD; encoded by the coding sequence ATGCTGAAGATTGAACATTTGAACCTCAGCTTCGGCGGCCTGAAAGCCACCAATGATATTTGCATGCATGTTAAACCAAACCAAATTACGGCACTTATTGGTCCCAACGGTGCGGGCAAGACAACACTTTTTAATCAGATTACGGGAGTATACAAGCCTGATTCTGGTCAAATATGGTTCAATGGCGTTCGAATTGATGGGAAAAAGCCATATCAAATCAATGACGCCGGCATTTCCAGAACGTATCAAGTGATTAATTTGTTCCGGAAAATGAGCGTTTTGGAAAATGTTCAGGTTGGCATGCACACCCGTCTGAAAAGTAATTATTGGAAAAATCTAATTCATACTAAGTCCATGCGCATAGAAGAAGCGGCGTCCTTAGAAAGAGCCTATGAATTGCTGGACTTTGTTGGACTGACGGAGCATGCCAAAGATCAGGCGGGCAGCCTTTCGTATGGTAAGCAGCGTCTGCTGGAGATTATTCGCGGCATGGCGAATGATCCGAAGCTGATTTTGTTAGACGAGCCGGCGGCGGGTATGAACTCGGCGGAGAAAGAAGACCTGAATGTGTTGATCCGAAGGATCATCGACAGAGGGATTACCGTGCTCGTTGTTGAACACGACATGAAATTGGTCATGGATGTTGCTGATGAGATTTATGTAATTGAGTCGGGAACCAATTTGGCAAACGGAACGCCAAAGGAAATCCAAAGCCATCCTGAAGTAATTAGGGCATATTTGGGGGGGGATGACTGA